GTATCGCCCACTCTCCAGAACGGAGACTTCCTACCCGACGACCTCCACGTCATCGCCTCAGTGAACTTCACCGGCGCCCCTGCCGCCCCGGACCCGGCCAGCATATACAGCGGGCTGCAATTGATCATCGTCAAGACCGACGGTACCACCTTTCCCAACGGAGACCCGTGGAAGTGCGTCACCTGCGGCGTCCCGGAAGAGAACCAACTCAGACGGACCGACCAGCTCGACTACCCCCAGGCTTTCGGCGACGGCAAACGCGTGCTGGCCGGTCCGCACATCATTGAGTGCTCCTCTAACCTTGCGAGCGAGACCTGCACGCCGGATCGAGTCCGCGTCTACCCGATTCGCTGGAACACGGCCGCGGACGGCTCGGGCCCGGGAGGACCCATCAGGGAACTACGGATCCATCCGGGCAACGAGCACCTTGGCTTCAGCTCCTTCACGTTCGATTCCGGCAAGGTTGGCCAGTTTTCATACATTGGAAGGCTGGCCTTCAACCCGTCGCCCACCACCGGCGAGCCGATTGTTCCTCGTTATGACCTGGAAAACGTCAACATTTTGCTGGAGCCGAATGGCAAGGCCCCaatcgatgtcgacgaggcAGACGACACTCAGCTCCGGATCAACTACGATGCCATCACCGTCGGTGAGCTGCGCGGCTTCAGTGGGTCGGGGAAAGAAGTCACGTACATCGGGTACCCGGCCGAGTCATCCAACATGGACGTCTTCGCCATCCATCTCGCCACCGGGAACATACGCCGGCTGACAGCCCACCCGGAGTACGTCGACCCCGTCGACATCTCGCCCGACGACCAGTGGACGGTCGCCATGGACACCCGCGGCACAGGCAGACAAATGTTCATGGCCGGCCTGCGGGGCATACCGCCCCTGACGGACCTGTTGaccgccagcgccgtctcgtcggcgaggaacAACGGCAAGCGTCGCTTCTTCCAACCGTGGCTGATCGACGCCCACGGCGACCGCGGCTCCTACATCGGACAGCAGATCAACGCGGAGGGCAGCGGCGTccccggcagcggcgccatCAACGACCCCGAGTGGAACGGCCGCGCCGACCCAAAGTGGTCCAACGACGGGACGCGTATCGTGTATTATCAGGCGCTGACGACGTCCCCGGACTGCGGCGGGGAGAACCCCTTGCCCTGTTATCCGTCCACGGCACCGGGCAGCCGCACCGAGCGCATGATGCTTGCCCACCTGACGAGCCGGAAGCCCGTGTCGCGGGCCCCTGTCGAGCCTCTCGAGGACACCATACCCTGGGCGACCCCGTACGTTCCTGGCAGCCAAGTCCCAGTGAGGTCGTTTTCTACCTTTGGGGACTTCACGCTCAAGGGCAAGGTCGGCGGCTGGGCGAACGTCACCATCACcccgggcgtcgaggacgggcGTCCGAGGACTGTCGCCGTCAGGTACCACGACTTCTCCGATGATGGGGTCAACGTGCTCGTGGGAACGGAaacggtgacggtgacgaacCCGACGCCGACGCTGGAGAGCGTCGACTGGTTCTCCGACCTCGTTCAGACGGGGCCGAACAACGGCACCAAGAGGACGAGCGTGGACGGCTTCCATCTGGATATCGACATCATGAAGAACATCTTCCGGGCCAGTGGGACGCTGGTCACGACCATCAACGGCGAGAAATGGGTGCAGCCGGCGAATTGCACGTAGACGGGGCGTAGGGGGGCACAAGGGGTTACTATGTTGGGTCCCAGGATGGCGTGTTGGTTCCGGGCTTCGAGGAAGAAACGACTTTTGACCGATCAGTATTTGATGAATCATccataaaaaaaaaaccgccCCAAATCAATCAAAAGCATTATTGTGCCTCTCTGTCGCTCCTCAGGTGTAGCCAGATCAACTACCCCCTTCTACATATCCTGCAAGGCATCTATCTATATAGGGGGAAAACCTGCTCACCATTCGACGAATCAGTGGCGGCTGTTGTTAGGCGGTCATGTCGTTCGCATGCGGTGCCCTCATCCATGGATCGTGTAGGTGATCCAGAGGGTATCAGAGCAGCCACCGCTTATTTAGACCCTAGTTCTCCTTTGCAAACCACGGGACCTTCTATCTTCGTGACAAGACAAGCTCTATGCTCGCAACAACATGTATGATACACTCTCTCTGAGCACTTGCTTCGATTCTCTCCAAG
The DNA window shown above is from Colletotrichum destructivum chromosome 2, complete sequence and carries:
- a CDS encoding Putative six-bladed beta-propeller, TolB, encoding MRSTALFPGLLFGRGMCYVVDSEDQIRLGSNAVTELYSPQELGPSYPKADVPPPPPPEPITVTELPLPPVTADENVGGCTQEINPRGTGCIGVSPTLQNGDFLPDDLHVIASVNFTGAPAAPDPASIYSGLQLIIVKTDGTTFPNGDPWKCVTCGVPEENQLRRTDQLDYPQAFGDGKRVLAGPHIIECSSNLASETCTPDRVRVYPIRWNTAADGSGPGGPIRELRIHPGNEHLGFSSFTFDSGKVGQFSYIGRLAFNPSPTTGEPIVPRYDLENVNILLEPNGKAPIDVDEADDTQLRINYDAITVGELRGFSGSGKEVTYIGYPAESSNMDVFAIHLATGNIRRLTAHPEYVDPVDISPDDQWTVAMDTRGTGRQMFMAGLRGIPPLTDLLTASAVSSARNNGKRRFFQPWLIDAHGDRGSYIGQQINAEGSGVPGSGAINDPEWNGRADPKWSNDGTRIVYYQALTTSPDCGGENPLPCYPSTAPGSRTERMMLAHLTSRKPVSRAPVEPLEDTIPWATPYVPGSQVPVRSFSTFGDFTLKGKVGGWANVTITPGVEDGRPRTVAVRYHDFSDDGVNVLVGTETVTVTNPTPTLESVDWFSDLVQTGPNNGTKRTSVDGFHLDIDIMKNIFRASGTLVTTINGEKWVQPANCT